A genomic window from Desulfonatronum thiosulfatophilum includes:
- a CDS encoding NAD(P)-dependent malic enzyme has protein sequence MSTHFSASYSFTMDIRLEKKQENRVRLLETLGREGARLIQFFRMGDNMEAEEITIEFYATSVEHGEKVVAALQDLPGVLESWATDTTMAIHDGGKLEISPTSSVDNADELAMAYTPGVARVCQEIHKNPERAFDLTIRQNCVAVVSDGTAVLGLGNIGPLAAMPVMEGKAVLFKAFGRVDAFPLCVKTKTPEELIDFVEKVAPSFGGINLEDIAAPACFQVEQELKKRLDIPVFHDDQHGTAVVALAALLNSLKLSGKKIGELKMVINGFGAAGVACAKMFAEAGVKNIIPCDRAGAIYRGRTQGMNSVKEECAQIFNPNNEQGSLSEVIQGADIFIGLSGPGTLKREDVLKMAPKPIIFAMANPIPEILPEEIADLDCLIATGRSDYPNQINNVLCFPGIFRGALDCRASDINEAMKLAAAQAIADCVDDEQLAQGIIIPSAFHPGVADFVAERVEQAARDSGVARI, from the coding sequence ATGAGCACGCATTTTTCGGCAAGTTACAGTTTTACCATGGACATTCGGCTGGAAAAAAAGCAGGAGAACCGCGTTCGACTGCTGGAGACCCTGGGGCGGGAGGGTGCCCGACTAATCCAGTTCTTTCGCATGGGCGACAACATGGAGGCCGAGGAAATCACCATTGAGTTCTACGCAACTTCAGTGGAGCACGGGGAAAAGGTGGTAGCGGCGCTGCAAGACCTGCCGGGTGTTTTGGAATCCTGGGCCACGGACACGACCATGGCCATCCATGACGGAGGCAAGCTTGAAATCTCTCCCACATCCTCCGTGGACAATGCCGACGAACTGGCCATGGCTTATACCCCTGGCGTGGCCAGGGTCTGCCAGGAAATTCACAAGAATCCGGAGCGGGCTTTTGATCTGACCATCCGGCAAAATTGCGTAGCCGTAGTTTCCGACGGCACCGCCGTGCTCGGGCTCGGCAACATCGGTCCCCTGGCAGCCATGCCCGTGATGGAAGGCAAGGCAGTTCTTTTCAAGGCCTTTGGACGGGTGGACGCGTTTCCGCTGTGCGTGAAAACGAAGACTCCGGAAGAATTGATCGACTTCGTGGAAAAGGTCGCACCGTCTTTTGGCGGCATCAACCTGGAAGACATCGCTGCCCCGGCCTGCTTTCAAGTGGAACAGGAACTGAAAAAACGTCTGGACATCCCGGTGTTTCACGACGACCAGCACGGCACCGCGGTAGTCGCCCTGGCCGCGCTGCTCAATTCGTTGAAGCTGTCCGGGAAGAAGATCGGGGAGCTGAAGATGGTGATCAACGGCTTCGGAGCCGCGGGCGTGGCCTGCGCCAAGATGTTTGCCGAAGCCGGGGTCAAGAACATCATACCCTGCGACCGGGCCGGCGCGATCTACCGTGGACGCACCCAGGGCATGAATTCCGTCAAAGAAGAATGCGCTCAAATCTTTAACCCAAATAACGAACAAGGTTCTCTGAGCGAGGTGATCCAGGGGGCGGATATATTTATCGGCCTTTCCGGCCCCGGCACGTTGAAGCGGGAGGATGTCCTGAAGATGGCGCCCAAGCCGATCATCTTTGCCATGGCCAATCCCATTCCGGAAATTCTGCCCGAAGAAATCGCCGACCTGGACTGCCTGATCGCCACGGGCCGTTCCGATTATCCGAACCAGATCAACAACGTGCTCTGCTTTCCCGGCATTTTCCGCGGGGCGCTGGATTGTCGGGCTTCGGACATCAACGAGGCCATGAAGCTCGCCGCGGCGCAGGCCATTGCAGACTGCGTCGACGACGAGCAACTGGCCCAGGGCATCATCATTCCCAGCGCCTTTCACCCCGGCGTGGCCGATTTTGTGGCCGAACGCGTCGAGCAGGCCGCCAGGGACAGCGGAGTCGCCAGGATTTAA
- the ruvX gene encoding Holliday junction resolvase RuvX, with protein MRLLGIDYGTKRVGLALSDGLGLLAHPYATLEKTTRDRLFADLLAIIAKEDVGAVVLGLPQSLSGEDTDTTRQVRNFAQSLRRRTAIPVYFQNEAFSSREAESQLWQSGRRGRKLRPVLDRQSAVIILNDYLECTRESRTDVS; from the coding sequence ATGCGTCTGTTGGGCATCGACTACGGTACGAAACGGGTGGGCCTGGCTTTGAGCGACGGCCTGGGGCTTCTGGCCCACCCGTATGCAACCCTGGAAAAGACGACTCGGGATCGGCTTTTTGCCGACCTGCTGGCGATCATCGCCAAGGAAGATGTTGGCGCCGTGGTGCTCGGCCTGCCCCAATCCCTGAGCGGGGAGGACACCGATACGACCCGCCAGGTCCGTAATTTCGCCCAGAGCCTGCGACGCCGCACGGCGATACCGGTATACTTTCAGAACGAAGCGTTCAGTTCGCGGGAAGCTGAATCACAATTGTGGCAGAGCGGACGCCGCGGTCGAAAACTGCGCCCGGTGCTGGACCGGCAATCTGCCGTGATTATTCTCAACGATTATCTGGAATGCACCAGAGAATCCCGAACCGACGTCTCTTAG
- a CDS encoding AMP-binding protein, producing the protein MDNSILREITLGQLLDEAVRNHPDNDAVVYVDRGFRLTYSEFGEVVDQLAKGLMHLGVQHGEKVAVWATNVPYWVALQFATAKIGAVLLTVNTNYKTNELAYILEQSETENIFLIDGFRDTDYVATINELVPELRTMPRGHLKSARFPHLKRVLFLGPEKHRGMYSIPELLALGHMTPQSEYQARQDALNPHDVVNMQYTSGTTGFPKGVMLTHYNIANNGYWIGENQLFTHKDRICLPVPLFHCFGCVLGVLAAVSHGSTLVILEGFNPVHVMASVEQERCTALYGVPTMFIAVLEHRLFPKFDFSSLRTGIMAGSPCPVRVMRQVMEKMYMNDITICYGLTETSPVMTQTRVDDDVNRRVASVGRAMPAIEVRVVDPETNEPVPSGVQGEVCCRGYNVMKGYYNMPEATAQTIDADGWLHSGDLGVMDEEGYLAITGRIKDMIIRGGENIYPREIEEFLYTLEGVSDVQVAGVASRKYGEEVGAFIIPKPGATLTPEEVRDFCRGKIARYKTPRYVAFVDSYPMTASGKIQKYKLREMAAKLFPEAMR; encoded by the coding sequence GTGGACAATTCCATTCTACGAGAAATTACCTTGGGCCAACTTCTGGACGAGGCAGTCAGGAACCACCCGGACAACGACGCCGTGGTCTATGTCGACCGCGGCTTTCGCCTGACCTACAGTGAATTCGGCGAGGTGGTCGATCAACTGGCCAAAGGGCTGATGCATCTCGGCGTGCAACACGGTGAAAAGGTGGCCGTCTGGGCCACCAACGTGCCGTACTGGGTGGCGCTGCAGTTCGCCACGGCCAAGATCGGCGCGGTGCTGCTGACCGTGAATACCAACTACAAAACCAACGAACTGGCATATATTCTGGAACAATCCGAGACGGAAAACATCTTTCTGATCGACGGTTTCCGGGATACGGACTACGTGGCCACCATCAACGAACTGGTCCCGGAGCTGCGCACGATGCCTCGCGGACACCTGAAGAGCGCGCGCTTCCCGCACCTGAAACGCGTCCTCTTTCTTGGCCCGGAAAAGCACCGCGGCATGTACTCCATTCCGGAGCTGCTCGCCTTGGGACACATGACGCCGCAATCCGAGTATCAAGCCCGGCAGGACGCCTTGAACCCCCACGACGTGGTGAATATGCAATACACCTCCGGCACCACGGGCTTCCCCAAAGGGGTGATGCTGACGCACTACAATATCGCCAACAACGGTTACTGGATCGGCGAAAACCAGCTCTTCACCCACAAAGACCGGATCTGCCTGCCCGTACCCCTGTTCCACTGTTTCGGATGCGTGCTGGGCGTGCTGGCCGCGGTCAGCCACGGCAGCACCCTGGTCATTCTGGAGGGATTCAATCCGGTGCATGTCATGGCCTCGGTGGAGCAGGAACGCTGCACCGCACTCTACGGCGTGCCCACCATGTTCATCGCCGTGCTGGAGCATCGCCTTTTCCCCAAGTTCGACTTCAGCTCCCTGCGCACCGGAATCATGGCCGGCTCGCCCTGTCCGGTTCGCGTCATGCGCCAGGTCATGGAGAAGATGTACATGAACGACATCACCATCTGCTACGGTCTGACCGAAACGTCGCCGGTGATGACCCAGACCAGGGTGGACGACGATGTCAACCGCCGCGTAGCCAGCGTGGGTCGGGCCATGCCGGCCATCGAGGTGCGCGTCGTTGATCCGGAGACGAACGAGCCCGTGCCGAGCGGAGTCCAGGGCGAGGTTTGCTGCCGAGGCTATAATGTGATGAAGGGCTACTACAACATGCCTGAAGCCACGGCCCAGACCATCGACGCGGACGGCTGGCTGCACTCGGGAGATTTGGGCGTAATGGACGAGGAGGGCTATCTGGCCATCACCGGGCGGATCAAGGACATGATCATCCGGGGCGGGGAAAACATCTATCCGCGGGAGATTGAGGAGTTTCTCTACACATTGGAGGGCGTCTCGGACGTGCAGGTGGCGGGCGTGGCCAGCCGCAAGTACGGCGAGGAAGTGGGCGCCTTCATCATCCCCAAACCCGGCGCGACCTTGACGCCGGAAGAGGTCCGCGACTTCTGCCGCGGCAAGATCGCCCGCTACAAGACGCCGCGTTACGTGGCCTTCGTGGACTCGTATCCCATGACCGCCAGCGGAAAGATCCAGAAGTACAAGCTGCGCGAAATGGCCGCCAAACTTTTCCCCGAGGCCATGCGTTAG
- a CDS encoding helix-turn-helix domain-containing protein: MSKENVGVRIRSLREERELSLEDLAERSGLPAEFIARIEASGNPPSLGPLLKIARGLGVRLGTFLDDHVSRDPLVVRLEERQAGLNMHHDQGGPVALRFFPLGQGKTDRHMEPFFIQVLPESSTEKKLSFHEGEEFIIVASGEIEILYGQETHRLKAGDSVYYNSAVPHHLGTAGPDPAEIYAVLYIPE, from the coding sequence ATGAGCAAAGAAAACGTCGGAGTCAGAATTCGGAGTTTGCGCGAAGAACGGGAACTGAGCCTGGAAGACCTGGCCGAACGCAGCGGCCTGCCCGCGGAATTTATCGCCAGGATAGAAGCATCGGGAAACCCGCCGTCCCTGGGGCCGCTTTTGAAAATTGCCCGAGGTCTCGGAGTACGCCTGGGGACGTTTCTGGATGATCACGTCAGTCGTGACCCCCTGGTTGTCCGTCTTGAGGAGCGTCAAGCCGGCCTGAACATGCATCACGATCAGGGCGGTCCCGTGGCCCTTCGCTTCTTCCCTCTCGGCCAGGGCAAGACCGACCGGCACATGGAACCGTTCTTCATCCAGGTTCTTCCCGAGTCCTCCACGGAAAAAAAGCTGTCCTTTCACGAGGGCGAGGAATTCATCATCGTGGCTTCCGGTGAGATCGAGATCCTCTACGGCCAGGAGACTCATCGCCTGAAGGCGGGAGACTCTGTATACTACAATTCCGCGGTGCCGCATCACCTGGGAACGGCAGGTCCGGATCCCGCTGAAATCTACGCCGTGCTCTACATTCCGGAGTAG
- the cbiE gene encoding precorrin-6y C5,15-methyltransferase (decarboxylating) subunit CbiE: MRSENNSQDLHATEKGLVHVLGLGQSVQEISAPRMELINSAELLVAGKRLHGAFPDYQGRRITLKAPLAQVMDELEQVVVDHGPRVVVLVGGDPCYYGIGPLLVQRLGPERVRLHPGTTTLQAAASLLGLAWQHVGVVSLHGRNGTTLLFAALARNRHVAVYTDDSNTPAAVATMVLERGGENFRMWVFEDLGTPEQRWGQFTLEQVLGQEFSPLNLVLLERTAEPELQICLGMAEKDYCRENGLITKRTVRAAVIAALALQPDNLLWDLGAGCGSVGLEAGLLLPQGGVTAVEREPRRVAMIRENIRRTNAFWLQVVQGRMPECLHGLPVPDRIFIGGGLSGGMSILEEACMRLKPGGRLVASVVLLQSLERIRDHLEHMRWPLEILQIQASHAVPLAGGHRLQSQNPIFLVCTLKPEDATP; encoded by the coding sequence ATGCGTTCCGAAAATAATAGCCAGGATCTCCACGCAACTGAAAAAGGACTTGTCCATGTGCTCGGACTGGGCCAGTCTGTTCAGGAGATTTCCGCACCGCGCATGGAGTTGATCAATTCCGCGGAGCTGCTTGTGGCCGGAAAACGACTGCATGGGGCATTTCCTGACTATCAGGGAAGGCGGATTACCTTGAAGGCCCCTCTGGCTCAGGTGATGGATGAACTGGAACAAGTCGTCGTCGATCATGGCCCGCGGGTCGTGGTGCTGGTCGGCGGAGATCCCTGTTATTACGGCATAGGTCCGCTCCTGGTGCAACGCCTGGGTCCGGAGCGGGTGCGGCTGCATCCCGGAACCACCACGCTCCAGGCCGCTGCTTCCCTGCTGGGCTTGGCCTGGCAGCATGTCGGCGTGGTTTCCCTGCATGGCCGAAACGGCACGACTCTGCTTTTTGCAGCTCTGGCCCGCAACCGACATGTTGCCGTGTACACCGACGACAGCAATACACCGGCGGCCGTGGCGACCATGGTCCTGGAGCGGGGGGGGGAGAACTTCCGGATGTGGGTCTTTGAAGATCTGGGCACGCCGGAGCAACGCTGGGGACAATTCACCTTGGAGCAGGTTCTGGGACAGGAGTTCTCGCCCTTGAACCTGGTTCTTCTGGAACGTACCGCGGAGCCTGAACTGCAGATTTGCCTGGGCATGGCCGAAAAAGATTACTGCCGCGAGAACGGGCTGATCACCAAGCGGACGGTTCGCGCCGCCGTGATCGCGGCCCTGGCGTTGCAGCCGGACAACTTGCTCTGGGATCTCGGAGCCGGGTGCGGTTCCGTGGGCCTCGAAGCCGGCTTGCTGCTGCCTCAGGGCGGCGTGACAGCTGTGGAGAGAGAGCCGCGAAGAGTGGCCATGATCCGGGAGAACATCCGCCGGACCAATGCCTTTTGGCTGCAGGTGGTTCAAGGCAGGATGCCCGAGTGTCTACATGGACTGCCGGTTCCGGATCGTATCTTTATCGGCGGGGGGCTCTCCGGCGGCATGTCTATTCTGGAGGAGGCCTGCATGCGTCTCAAGCCGGGCGGGCGGCTCGTGGCCTCAGTCGTTCTCCTGCAAAGCCTGGAGCGGATCAGGGATCATCTTGAGCACATGCGCTGGCCTCTCGAAATACTGCAGATCCAGGCCAGCCATGCCGTGCCTCTGGCTGGCGGGCATCGCCTACAATCCCAGAATCCGATTTTTCTCGTCTGCACTCTCAAACCGGAAGATGCGACACCGTGA
- the cobM gene encoding precorrin-4 C(11)-methyltransferase produces MTNHNPPLVHFVGAGPGDPELLTVKAQRLIREADLIIYAGSLVPRTMLDQAKSRARIHDSAGLTLKQTHGLIRDAVLSGEFVVRLHTGDPGLYGAVREQVRLLEAEGIDYAVVPGVTAAMAAAAATRISFTIPETCQTLILTRMGGLTPVPERERLRGLATHRAALAVYLSGPNHLEMARELLDGGYPSDTMIIAAHRVGWPEERIERLTLDKLAASEARTHWKRQTVFLVLPGQEQSTSSRLYAPEFEHGFRDAVDPATGE; encoded by the coding sequence GTGACAAATCATAACCCACCCCTCGTCCATTTCGTCGGCGCCGGTCCCGGTGATCCGGAGTTGCTGACAGTCAAGGCCCAGCGCCTCATCCGGGAGGCGGATCTGATCATCTACGCCGGCTCACTGGTTCCCCGGACCATGCTGGATCAGGCCAAGTCCCGGGCCAGAATTCATGATTCCGCCGGACTGACTCTGAAGCAGACTCACGGCCTGATCCGGGACGCGGTCCTTTCCGGTGAATTCGTGGTCCGGTTGCACACCGGCGATCCGGGTCTTTACGGTGCTGTACGCGAACAAGTCCGCTTGCTGGAAGCGGAAGGAATTGACTACGCCGTGGTCCCCGGGGTCACCGCGGCCATGGCCGCGGCGGCCGCGACGAGAATTTCATTCACGATTCCCGAGACCTGCCAGACTCTGATCCTGACGCGCATGGGCGGGCTTACTCCAGTACCGGAGCGCGAAAGATTGCGCGGTCTCGCCACGCATCGGGCCGCTCTGGCCGTCTATCTCAGCGGGCCCAACCACCTGGAGATGGCCCGGGAACTTCTGGACGGAGGCTATCCGTCGGACACGATGATCATCGCGGCGCACCGGGTCGGGTGGCCCGAAGAGCGGATTGAGCGCCTGACCCTGGACAAACTGGCCGCAAGCGAGGCAAGGACGCACTGGAAACGACAGACGGTGTTCCTGGTCTTGCCGGGACAGGAACAGTCCACATCCTCGCGCCTCTATGCGCCGGAATTTGAACACGGGTTTCGTGACGCCGTCGATCCTGCGACGGGGGAATGA
- a CDS encoding GDP-L-fucose synthase family protein: MNQNARIYVAGHRGLVGSALVRALEGEGYTRILKRTSVELDLTNQAAVREFFQRERPEYVFLAAAKVGGILANNTYPAQFIHINLAIQTNVIHEAWRHGVQRLLFLGSSCIYPRECPQPMKEEYLLTGPLEPTNRPYAVAKIAGIEMCRAYNREYGTRYLAVMPTNLYGPNDNYDLAGSHVIPAMIRKFHEAKVSGSGQVVLWGTGSPRREFLHVDDLARGCVHLMRLEGGGEEAFLDSENVPLINIGSGVDQTIRELAEMVREVVEYTGEIVWDADKPDGTPRKLLDVNKMNAVGWQPSLTLREGLAVTYQDFLARTSS, encoded by the coding sequence ATGAACCAAAACGCACGAATCTACGTTGCCGGTCATCGCGGGCTGGTGGGATCGGCCTTGGTGAGGGCTTTGGAAGGCGAAGGATATACCCGGATTCTCAAGCGGACTAGCGTTGAATTGGACCTGACGAACCAGGCTGCCGTGCGAGAATTTTTCCAACGCGAACGTCCGGAGTACGTCTTTCTGGCCGCGGCCAAAGTCGGCGGTATTCTGGCCAACAACACCTATCCAGCCCAATTCATCCACATCAATCTGGCCATCCAGACCAACGTGATCCACGAGGCTTGGCGTCACGGCGTGCAGCGTCTGCTTTTTCTGGGATCATCGTGCATCTATCCGCGGGAATGCCCTCAGCCCATGAAGGAGGAGTACCTGCTGACCGGACCGCTGGAGCCCACCAATCGGCCCTATGCCGTGGCCAAGATCGCGGGCATTGAGATGTGTCGGGCCTACAACCGGGAGTACGGAACCCGCTACCTGGCGGTAATGCCCACCAATCTGTACGGACCCAACGACAATTACGATCTGGCCGGCAGCCATGTGATCCCGGCAATGATCCGCAAGTTTCACGAGGCCAAGGTTTCCGGCTCCGGACAAGTGGTCCTCTGGGGTACCGGCAGCCCCCGGCGCGAATTCCTGCACGTGGACGACCTGGCCCGGGGCTGCGTGCACTTGATGCGACTGGAGGGAGGCGGCGAAGAAGCTTTTCTGGATTCAGAAAACGTACCCTTGATCAACATCGGTTCAGGCGTTGACCAGACCATCCGTGAGCTGGCCGAAATGGTCCGCGAGGTGGTTGAATACACAGGCGAGATTGTCTGGGATGCGGACAAGCCGGACGGCACGCCGCGCAAACTCCTGGATGTGAACAAGATGAACGCCGTGGGCTGGCAGCCGAGCCTCACTCTGCGGGAAGGATTGGCCGTAACGTATCAAGACTTTCTCGCCAGGACATCGAGCTGA
- a CDS encoding Slp family lipoprotein encodes MKTISFSCALLPAFLILLLSGCAQTFTREGLRMVDEDVGIHRLRAEPQAYAGQTVLLGGAIIEVENFADHTELVILHHELGFTNRPNHRRPSGERFLVRIPRFLDPAIYHPGRWITVLGTVAGGEQRLLQRATYLYPVIVGNELHLWPLDQNAPGRSRLHFGLGIGIGL; translated from the coding sequence ATGAAAACGATTTCATTTTCTTGTGCATTGCTGCCAGCTTTCCTCATTCTCCTGCTTTCTGGTTGCGCTCAGACATTTACCCGCGAAGGCTTGCGAATGGTTGACGAGGATGTTGGCATTCATCGACTTCGAGCAGAACCGCAAGCCTATGCCGGACAGACCGTTCTTTTGGGAGGCGCAATCATCGAGGTCGAGAACTTCGCCGACCATACGGAACTTGTGATTCTGCACCATGAGCTCGGCTTCACCAACAGGCCCAACCATCGCCGTCCCTCCGGGGAACGGTTTCTGGTACGAATTCCGAGATTTCTCGACCCGGCGATCTATCATCCGGGGAGATGGATCACGGTTCTGGGTACCGTGGCCGGCGGGGAACAGCGGCTTCTTCAGCGCGCCACCTATCTTTACCCTGTCATAGTCGGAAATGAGCTGCACCTGTGGCCTCTGGACCAAAATGCTCCCGGCAGGAGTCGGCTCCATTTCGGACTTGGCATCGGCATTGGACTCTGA
- a CDS encoding Slp family lipoprotein: MRVPIMLTLMASALLGGCTHAVSPALLDMADRDLSFAELRQQPQANQGKIVVLGGVIVQVLHSEEGSLLEVYQTRTNHLGEPVDLDRSGGRFMVLHPAVLEPGIYRKGRRVTVAGRVIGEMIGDLGNLEYRYPYLAALEIRLWEERPQPRHDPFHDPFYGPFYSPYWDPWYGRYRRHPTLFPYRRHPFYSPWW; this comes from the coding sequence ATGCGTGTACCCATTATGTTGACATTGATGGCATCGGCGCTGTTGGGAGGATGTACACATGCCGTTTCGCCTGCCTTGCTGGATATGGCGGATCGGGATCTTTCTTTTGCGGAACTGCGACAACAGCCTCAAGCCAATCAGGGAAAAATTGTCGTCCTCGGCGGAGTTATCGTCCAGGTTTTGCACTCCGAAGAAGGTTCCTTGCTGGAAGTCTATCAGACCAGGACCAACCATTTAGGCGAGCCGGTCGACCTGGACCGTTCCGGCGGACGGTTCATGGTACTCCATCCCGCCGTGCTGGAGCCGGGAATCTATCGCAAGGGGCGAAGGGTGACCGTGGCCGGACGAGTGATCGGTGAAATGATTGGGGATTTGGGAAATCTGGAATACCGATATCCATATCTTGCAGCCTTGGAAATCCGTCTCTGGGAAGAGCGGCCGCAACCTCGGCATGATCCATTTCATGATCCGTTCTATGGCCCGTTTTACAGTCCGTACTGGGACCCCTGGTACGGAAGGTACCGCCGACATCCCACTCTTTTCCCCTACCGGCGACATCCGTTTTATTCACCCTGGTGGTGA
- a CDS encoding PRC-barrel domain-containing protein: MKTLVISIVAGLLYLNPAFAQTQDTDRTTRQGQEDRGIQSDRTGPAGQGDEMWTPGEQREIDRNRSTPDLGRDAEDHTGDAAQPGMTREQRETDQNGRQTYGDQQERSTGQQNQRMNETNRRTAPGEGMDNDQQVRPRDAHEQEQPTTDPTRPHRTREGVEPQEGYDRVSPGLISVNDLQNADVYDSNHENVGNVDQVLITPQGDVERLVVDVGGFLGIGTHSVAIDIDEVEIHRGNGDDLRVYVPMTEQELEAMPEYQEGNSTW; encoded by the coding sequence ATGAAAACTTTAGTCATCAGCATTGTTGCCGGTTTGTTGTATCTGAATCCTGCATTTGCACAGACCCAGGACACCGACCGCACCACCAGACAAGGACAGGAAGACAGAGGCATCCAGAGCGACCGAACAGGTCCCGCTGGTCAGGGTGACGAAATGTGGACTCCGGGAGAACAAAGAGAAATTGACCGCAACCGCTCAACTCCTGACTTGGGCAGGGATGCCGAGGACCACACTGGTGATGCGGCTCAGCCTGGGATGACCAGGGAGCAGCGAGAAACTGATCAGAACGGCCGCCAGACCTACGGCGATCAGCAGGAGCGGAGCACCGGTCAGCAGAATCAGCGGATGAACGAAACGAATCGTCGCACAGCTCCGGGTGAAGGCATGGACAATGATCAGCAAGTCCGGCCGCGCGACGCTCATGAACAAGAACAACCCACCACGGATCCGACTCGCCCACACCGAACCAGAGAGGGCGTGGAACCGCAAGAGGGCTATGATCGGGTCTCGCCTGGCCTGATCAGCGTGAACGATCTTCAGAATGCCGATGTCTATGACAGCAACCACGAAAATGTGGGCAATGTAGATCAGGTCCTGATCACGCCCCAGGGCGACGTCGAACGTTTGGTCGTGGATGTCGGCGGTTTTCTCGGCATCGGCACGCACAGCGTGGCCATTGACATTGACGAGGTGGAAATCCACCGTGGCAATGGGGATGATTTGCGGGTCTACGTTCCCATGACCGAGCAGGAACTGGAGGCCATGCCGGAATACCAGGAAGGCAACAGCACTTGGTAG
- a CDS encoding PRC-barrel domain-containing protein, which yields MKTLIISIISGLLYLNPAFAQTQDTERMPSQPQQDTDIQSERTGPADPDNGIWTPGGQREVDRNRSTPELGRGAEDPTSPAPGEGMGQDQQFQPRGAHEQQESSRDAARPHQITEVEPQEGYERVTPDKIDQDNLRNAVVYDDNHESVGHVDQVLVTPEGEVERLVVDVGGFLGIDAHSVAFDIVDVDIHKDEDKDELRVYIPMIEELRTQQQVRDN from the coding sequence ATGAAAACATTGATCATCAGCATTATTTCCGGATTGTTGTATCTGAATCCTGCATTTGCACAGACCCAGGATACCGAACGCATGCCCAGTCAGCCTCAGCAAGATACGGATATCCAAAGTGAACGTACCGGACCCGCCGATCCTGACAACGGAATTTGGACTCCCGGAGGGCAGAGAGAAGTCGACCGAAATCGCTCAACCCCTGAGTTGGGAAGAGGCGCCGAAGACCCCACGAGTCCTGCTCCGGGTGAAGGAATGGGACAGGACCAACAGTTCCAACCGCGCGGCGCGCATGAGCAGCAAGAATCCTCCAGGGACGCGGCTCGTCCGCACCAGATTACTGAAGTGGAGCCCCAAGAGGGGTACGAACGGGTAACGCCTGACAAAATCGATCAGGACAATCTCCGGAATGCCGTTGTCTATGACGACAACCACGAAAGTGTAGGCCATGTGGATCAGGTCCTGGTCACACCTGAGGGCGAGGTCGAGCGCTTGGTCGTGGATGTTGGTGGATTTCTCGGAATCGATGCGCACAGCGTGGCCTTCGACATAGTAGACGTAGATATCCATAAGGATGAGGACAAGGATGAGTTGCGCGTCTACATTCCCATGATCGAAGAATTGAGAACTCAGCAGCAAGTAAGAGACAACTAG
- a CDS encoding aldo/keto reductase: MAGKMNRRKFLRNTVGAAAGLGLSGLISAVDRPKSFAAAMSPATMPKRKLGRTGFEVSVFSLGGESALERRGNQYEAMALIDRALDLGVNYIDTSPTYGAGGSETNIGKVMALRRNEVFLATKSHDRGYDGTMRLAEQSLERLQTDHLDLYQIHNVRVMEDVDMALGKQGAIRAMEQLRSEKVIRHIGITGHKDPEVLLHALRSYDFDTVLMTLNAGDIHFKPFQKDLLRLAEEKQLGIIAMKVTAVNRIFREGGLNSMREALGYTLSFPVSTAIVGISNLEQLEENVQIASQFAPFSQQELGAIEAKVQPYHDEANFFKHYW, from the coding sequence ATGGCTGGAAAAATGAATCGCAGAAAATTTTTGCGGAACACAGTGGGTGCGGCTGCCGGGCTGGGGCTTTCCGGTCTCATCTCAGCCGTTGATCGGCCAAAAAGTTTTGCGGCGGCGATGTCGCCTGCCACGATGCCCAAGCGAAAACTTGGAAGAACGGGGTTTGAAGTCTCGGTGTTCAGCCTTGGAGGGGAGTCGGCTCTGGAGCGAAGGGGAAATCAATACGAGGCTATGGCCCTGATCGATCGCGCCTTGGATTTGGGCGTCAACTACATCGACACTTCACCAACTTACGGTGCGGGAGGCAGTGAAACCAACATCGGCAAGGTCATGGCGCTCAGGCGTAACGAGGTGTTTCTGGCCACCAAATCCCATGATCGTGGTTACGATGGAACCATGCGGCTTGCGGAGCAAAGCCTCGAGCGGCTGCAGACGGATCACCTGGATCTGTATCAAATCCATAACGTGCGGGTCATGGAGGATGTCGACATGGCGCTGGGCAAGCAGGGCGCTATTCGGGCCATGGAGCAGCTACGGTCCGAAAAGGTGATCCGTCATATCGGCATCACCGGCCACAAGGATCCGGAGGTCCTGCTGCATGCCCTGCGGTCATATGACTTTGACACTGTGCTCATGACCCTCAATGCCGGGGATATCCATTTCAAGCCCTTTCAAAAGGATCTCTTGCGCTTGGCCGAAGAAAAACAGTTGGGCATCATTGCCATGAAAGTCACCGCGGTGAATCGAATTTTTCGGGAAGGCGGGTTAAACTCGATGCGCGAAGCGTTGGGTTATACCCTGAGCTTTCCGGTGAGCACGGCCATCGTGGGTATTTCCAATCTGGAACAACTAGAGGAAAATGTTCAAATAGCCTCGCAGTTCGCACCGTTTTCCCAGCAAGAACTTGGCGCCATTGAGGCCAAGGTGCAACCGTATCACGACGAGGCAAATTTTTTCAAACACTACTGGTAG